A window of Clostridioides sp. ES-S-0010-02 genomic DNA:
CTTAACAACTAGTTTTATTATAAAAAATAGGTGGTGTTTTTATGAATCAAGTTGTATTAGTGGGAAGGTTAACTAAAGACCCTGAATTAAGATACATCCCAGGTACAGGAACACCAGTGGCATCATTTACAATAGCCATTGATAGAGACTATGTAAAAAAAGATGGATCTAAAGAAACTGATTTTATACCTGTTGAAGTAATGGGTAAATCCGCTGAATTTTGTGCCAACTACATAACTAAAGGTAGATTAGTTGCACTTCAAGGATCGATAAGAGTAGACAATTATCAGACACAATCAGGCGAAAAAAGAACTTTTACAAAAGTAAGTACTAGATCGGTACAAGCTTTAGATAGCAAGAATAAATCGGAAAATTCATATAAAGAGAGTGCTCCAGCTTTTGAGCCAAGCTTTGAACCTCAAGGGTTAGACCCACAAGGTTTCCAAGCTATAGATGATGACGATATACCATTTTAAAAAGGAGGGAAAAAAGTCATGATGAATAAAAAAAGACGTAAGAAAAAAAGAGTTTGTCAATTTTGTGCTGACAAAAACGCTAAAATAGATTACAAAAGTACTCAGAGATTACAAAAGTATATAACTGAAAGAGGAAAGATATTACCAAGAAGAATATCTGGAACTTGTGCTAAGCATCAAAGAGAATTAACAGTTGCTATAAAAAGATCAAGAAATATAGCACTTTTACCATATACATTAGATTAAAAAATGAGCCTTGTGCTCATTTTTTATTATAGATATTTATATAAGTAAATGAGACGAGCTATAACGCTCGTTTTTTTGTTTATATACTTAAATATATTATTATTTATGATATAATATTATATATTAAGGAGGGTTGCAAACGTGAAAATAGATAAAGGTTCTGAGATAACAAGAAACATAAAGATAATAGAGTGGATGAAAACAGAAATATTAATGAGTGTAAGTGATTTGTTTAACTTATTATTTAAAGGGGTAAAACCTTTAGATGAGGCAATTCAAGATACTCTAGCAAATATAATAATGATAACATATCTCTTAGCAAAGAGATTAGGAATTAGTTTTAGAGACGTAGATTATAAAGTCAAGGAAAAAATAAAAATTGGTATAGAGGAAGACCATAGTGTTGAAAGATGGTATGGAGATTTATCTAACTTAAAAAAACATATGGATAATAGGGAGTGATATTAAATTGAATAATAAAATTAGACTATCTAAAGCCATGTCTATAATAGTTTTAGCTATAATAATTGCTTTAGTAATAGCCTATATTCCAATGCTAGGAATGTTTAGCATATTAGCAGCTGTCCCATATGTAATTATAGGTGCCATCACTGATAAAAAGTATTCTTTTTTATCTATTTTGATTACATTTTGTGTGCTAGTTTTATTTGCAGACATTTCGTATGCATTAAATATATGTATAATGTATTCTTTGCCAGGCATAGCAATAGGAAAGATGCTAAAGAGAAGTTTTGAGCAAGAAGATAGTAATAAATTTGAACCAATATATGGAGGAACAATAATATTTGTGCTTGCAATGGTTGTGTATTTCTTTGTATTGAAGACATTTTTAAATGTAAATTTATTAGATGAAGTTTCTAAAATGATAACAGAAATTGTAAATATTCAAAAAAATAGTTTTTCTGCAACTGAGCTTAAAGTATTTGATAAAATGAAGCCAGATGAAATTGTAAGTTATTTTACAAATATGCTACCAATGATGTTATTCTTACAAGGTTTATTATCAGCATTTGTAACATATTATTTAAGCGTATTCTTTATCAAAAGGATTACAAATTTGAATATAAGATTTCCTAAATTTGCTGACTTTTATTTACCAGGAAATGCTATAGTCACAACTTTTTTACTTTATTTATTAGTCTTATTTATTGAAATTATTGGCTCAAAATTATATACAGAATTAATAATGACTAATTTACAGCTAGTTTTTAACTTAATGTTTGTAATTCAAGGAATAGCAGTTTGTATTTATTATTTAAAGAAATGGATAAGACAAGGGCCAAATAAAATTATGTTTCTTTCAGGGATAATTTTATGTTTATTTGGATTTATGGGAATATCTTTTGTTGGTATGGTAGATAGTATAATTGACTTTAGAAAGGTGAGAAGTTATAAATCCACTTAGGAGGATAGAAATGAGTAATAAACAAACCTTTAAATTAAATATGCCAGAAATAAATTTATATATAATTATTATTGGTATTTCTAGTATAATTTTGCTTTATTACAACTTGTATGTAGGGTGTTTATTTTTCTGTATTTTTGCATATATGGTTTTTCACAATTGGAGAACAACTAATATTAGACGTCAT
This region includes:
- the ssb gene encoding single-stranded DNA-binding protein yields the protein MNQVVLVGRLTKDPELRYIPGTGTPVASFTIAIDRDYVKKDGSKETDFIPVEVMGKSAEFCANYITKGRLVALQGSIRVDNYQTQSGEKRTFTKVSTRSVQALDSKNKSENSYKESAPAFEPSFEPQGLDPQGFQAIDDDDIPF
- a CDS encoding 30S ribosomal protein S18; protein product: MMNKKRRKKKRVCQFCADKNAKIDYKSTQRLQKYITERGKILPRRISGTCAKHQRELTVAIKRSRNIALLPYTLD
- a CDS encoding YybS family protein, with amino-acid sequence MNNKIRLSKAMSIIVLAIIIALVIAYIPMLGMFSILAAVPYVIIGAITDKKYSFLSILITFCVLVLFADISYALNICIMYSLPGIAIGKMLKRSFEQEDSNKFEPIYGGTIIFVLAMVVYFFVLKTFLNVNLLDEVSKMITEIVNIQKNSFSATELKVFDKMKPDEIVSYFTNMLPMMLFLQGLLSAFVTYYLSVFFIKRITNLNIRFPKFADFYLPGNAIVTTFLLYLLVLFIEIIGSKLYTELIMTNLQLVFNLMFVIQGIAVCIYYLKKWIRQGPNKIMFLSGIILCLFGFMGISFVGMVDSIIDFRKVRSYKST
- a CDS encoding MazG-like family protein — its product is MKIDKGSEITRNIKIIEWMKTEILMSVSDLFNLLFKGVKPLDEAIQDTLANIIMITYLLAKRLGISFRDVDYKVKEKIKIGIEEDHSVERWYGDLSNLKKHMDNRE